The genomic region AGATTTTACAATTGCAGAGAATTTAATATTACAGAATTTTGAAAAAGAGCCATTTTCAAAAAAATATATACTTAATAAGGATTCAATAAAGAGTTTTGCTAAGAAGTTAATAAACAAATTTGATGTTAGGCCCACGAATGAAGAATTACAGGTGAAGGCTCTGTCCGGGGGAAATCAACAAAAGGTTATCATTGCTAGGGAAGTGACAAATGACCCAGATTTATTGATAGCTGCACAGCCAACAAGAGGATTGGACGTAGGGGCAATAGAATTTGTACACAAGTCATTAGTTGAACAAAGGGATAAGGGAAAAGCTGTTTTATTAGTTTCATTAGAATTAGACGAAGTTATTAGTGTTTCGGACCGTATAGCCATAATATATGAAGGTAGGATTGTAGGTATAGTTGATGCTAAAAATGCTGACGAGAATAAATTAGGATTAATGATGGCAGGGGGAAAACTAGATGACAAAATTTAATGATTTTAAAGCTAGGATGATAGATTATATACTAAATGAAAACCTTAAGCTAACCCTTTTTTCAATAATTTTAGGTTTACTCTCAGGGGCAGTTATTCTAGCAATAGCAGGATTCAATCCTATTGAGGCTTATAGGCTTATGATTGTAGGAATGCTAGGTTCTCCTAGGGGAATTGCTTGGACGATAGTACAATCAACACCTCTTATTTTGACCGGACTATCTGTAGCGTTTGCTTTTCGAACTGGGCTTTTTAATATAGGTGTTGAGGGACAGTTTATTATAGGTGCACTAGCAACTACATTAGCTGGATATTTTTTAAGACTACCAGCAATAATTCATATACCAGTTGCACTTTTAATTGGTATGATTGCAGCAGGATTGTGGGCATCCTTCGCAGGATACTTAAAGGCTAAATTCGGAGTACACGAAGTAATTGCAACAATAATGCTAAATTGGATCGCTCTGTATTTAAACAATTATGCTTTAGAGTTCAATGCATTTAGACGACCATCTAGTGAATCTTCACATCGAATTCAAGAAACAGCTTCAATTGCAATTACATGGCTTAGAGATATAGTTGGGCCAGCTGTTAAGGTTAATTGGGGTATAGTTATTGCCTTAGTAATTGCAATAATTGTACACTACATCTTATTTAATACAACACTAGGTTTTCAGCTTAGAGCTGTAGGATATAACAGAGATGCCTCAGAATATGGGGGAATTAATGTAAACAGAAATATTATTGTTTCTATGGGGATTGCGGGAATGTTAAGTGGAGCTGCTGGAGCAGTCCATGTAATGGGTGTATCAAGGCAGGTAAGTGTTTTAGCCGCTATGGAAGGCTTTGGATTTAATGGAATAGCAGTTTCATTGATTGGAAATAATTCTCCTATAGGGGTTGTGTTTTCTGCTATATTATTTGGCGGAATAAACTATGGTGGAAGAAATATGCAAAATATAGGAGTACCGACAGAAATAATAAATATTGTAATTGGCTCAATAATATTTTACATAGCTAGCTATAAATTGCTACAAATAATTTTAAGAAAGGCTAGTAGAAAAAGTGGCAAAGGGGGTAATTTACATGTTAAATAATATTGCTCTTATCATTAGTATTACTTTAATGTATTCTACTCCACTTATATATGCGGCTTTAGGTGGTGTCATTTCTGAAAAATCTGGAGTTGTAAACATTGGGTTAGAAGGCATGATGACAATTGGTGCTTTTGCTGGGGCAGCAACTGGTGCTTTAACTGGCAACCCCTGGTTGGCCTTTCTTGTAGCAGGATTATCTGGTGGTATATTCGGACTATTACATGCTATTGCCTCAGTAACTTTCCATGCAAATCAAGTGGTTTCTGGAATAGCAATAAAC from Serpentinicella alkaliphila harbors:
- a CDS encoding ABC transporter permease, whose product is MTKFNDFKARMIDYILNENLKLTLFSIILGLLSGAVILAIAGFNPIEAYRLMIVGMLGSPRGIAWTIVQSTPLILTGLSVAFAFRTGLFNIGVEGQFIIGALATTLAGYFLRLPAIIHIPVALLIGMIAAGLWASFAGYLKAKFGVHEVIATIMLNWIALYLNNYALEFNAFRRPSSESSHRIQETASIAITWLRDIVGPAVKVNWGIVIALVIAIIVHYILFNTTLGFQLRAVGYNRDASEYGGINVNRNIIVSMGIAGMLSGAAGAVHVMGVSRQVSVLAAMEGFGFNGIAVSLIGNNSPIGVVFSAILFGGINYGGRNMQNIGVPTEIINIVIGSIIFYIASYKLLQIILRKASRKSGKGGNLHVK